In Chryseobacterium turcicum, a single window of DNA contains:
- a CDS encoding DUF6850 family outer membrane beta-barrel protein, with product MIIALASLSVKAQDSIQLYQKINNQYSIERNFRSQFYYNPANKSDYSSSSFSEFNVGYHNDNQKVYRQQLGAGEKGLTVNAKSFLKLNPNRTVWGNASYQNLKKRPFRWNENLDYERIAPYTTADSLGGSLNLERYYFAGGLSQKINKWTVGGEISYLAQLGYRSRDPRLKSTTSDLSVNAGVNYTIFREYELGVFGSFNKYTQNSSLNFQSVLGKPFVYQMVGLGISNYFFSGGVNPTQTFEEFGYKGGAQISNRQGKDFYLRASAGRSNNTKSHRDSGSGTTFEISELENKNLELEGAKFFTLKEKHRIGVSANYKAIVRTGSEFGYSANTNATQQIFKRKSYRSENFVSLVKVLYQYNTDNFTVSASPFFGYEEIKERNLYPNSGQKFEYSYFGLTADYRQSISTNQTISFQPYFSKRMVNKSINALSLMESKEINEWILHDYNFQASDISTFGASLRYDIKLEKLPAFFVSAEYQSQKIQKKNNNFVGASLGITF from the coding sequence ATGATTATAGCTCTTGCTTCGCTTTCTGTAAAAGCGCAGGACAGCATTCAGCTTTATCAGAAAATCAATAATCAATACAGTATCGAAAGAAATTTTAGAAGTCAATTTTACTATAATCCGGCAAATAAGTCGGATTATAGTTCTTCTTCATTCTCAGAATTTAATGTCGGCTATCATAATGATAATCAAAAAGTATATCGCCAGCAGCTTGGTGCAGGTGAAAAAGGTTTAACTGTCAATGCAAAATCTTTTTTAAAACTCAATCCAAATCGTACAGTCTGGGGAAATGCAAGTTATCAAAATTTGAAAAAAAGACCTTTCCGATGGAATGAAAATTTAGATTATGAACGCATTGCACCCTATACAACCGCAGACTCTCTCGGTGGAAGTTTAAATTTGGAACGCTACTATTTTGCTGGAGGTTTATCTCAGAAAATCAATAAATGGACTGTAGGTGGTGAAATAAGTTATCTTGCACAATTAGGGTACCGCAGTCGCGATCCGAGATTAAAAAGTACAACATCAGATTTATCGGTAAATGCAGGAGTAAACTATACAATTTTCAGAGAATATGAATTGGGAGTTTTTGGATCATTCAATAAATATACTCAAAACAGTTCTTTAAATTTCCAAAGTGTTTTAGGAAAACCTTTTGTCTACCAAATGGTAGGATTGGGTATTTCAAATTACTTTTTCAGCGGTGGTGTAAATCCTACCCAAACTTTTGAGGAGTTTGGCTATAAAGGAGGAGCTCAAATAAGCAATCGACAAGGAAAAGACTTTTACCTTCGTGCTTCAGCAGGACGCTCAAACAACACCAAGAGTCATCGTGATAGTGGCTCAGGTACAACTTTTGAAATTTCAGAACTTGAAAATAAAAATCTTGAGCTAGAAGGAGCAAAGTTTTTCACTCTTAAAGAAAAACACAGAATCGGAGTTTCAGCCAACTACAAAGCTATTGTAAGAACGGGGTCAGAATTTGGATATTCTGCAAACACCAATGCTACCCAACAAATATTTAAAAGAAAATCTTACCGTTCAGAAAATTTTGTAAGCTTAGTAAAAGTTTTGTATCAGTACAATACTGATAATTTTACAGTGAGCGCTTCGCCATTTTTTGGGTATGAAGAAATTAAAGAAAGAAATCTTTATCCTAATTCAGGGCAGAAATTTGAATATTCGTATTTTGGTCTTACTGCAGATTACCGTCAGTCAATTAGTACCAATCAAACGATTTCATTTCAACCTTATTTTTCTAAAAGAATGGTCAATAAGTCAATCAATGCATTGAGCCTTATGGAAAGCAAGGAAATTAATGAGTGGATATTGCATGACTACAACTTCCAGGCAAGCGACATCAGTACTTTCGGAGCGTCTTTAAGATATGACATCAAATTGGAGAAACTTCCGGCATTTTTTGTAAGTGCAGAATATCAATCACAGAAAATTCAGAAAAAAAACAATAATTTTGTCGGCGCAAGTTTAGGAATTACATTTTAA
- a CDS encoding DUF4876 domain-containing protein, translating to MKKRVILISLVAAMATGFTVTSCSSDDDFGVTAKQNGVLTLNFTGENITEYINLEVEIMEINTKTIIKKTLNKENAHSFEVAYGSYKITVNGVVIASNEEVRAAGTGQTDVTSAVKNLTIPLFVKKFHEDFIIEEVFFAGVKTSDNKNYNSSRYFKITNNTNKILFADQLIIGQSEFLTTDDKNPTPYNKNLSFPVKGVMVLPGSGNQYPVQPGDFIVIADNAINHKQNTSTAYDLHNADFEFPSTKNTSLGQVDNPSVPNADIIFTKMGFDDMFYLHNRGFESYVIARFPVGENKDSFLSKYKYDYTYVNSAGAVKPESTYAIPNSWIIDAENNSVPTKFIHTLTAPGIDSGWTSVGATDSDANRFGKSVRRKTAGTMTNGKNLYMDTNNSTNDFTKDAVPSLKDGIQH from the coding sequence ATGAAAAAAAGAGTTATACTAATAAGCTTAGTAGCAGCGATGGCAACAGGATTTACCGTTACATCATGCTCAAGTGATGATGATTTTGGAGTAACCGCAAAACAAAACGGTGTATTGACACTTAATTTTACAGGTGAAAATATTACAGAATACATCAATTTGGAGGTAGAAATTATGGAAATCAATACCAAAACCATAATTAAAAAAACACTAAATAAAGAAAATGCGCATTCTTTTGAAGTTGCTTATGGTTCATATAAAATTACAGTAAACGGTGTTGTAATTGCCAGCAACGAAGAAGTAAGAGCTGCAGGTACCGGACAAACAGATGTTACTTCAGCTGTTAAAAATCTTACAATTCCTTTGTTTGTAAAAAAATTCCATGAAGATTTTATCATTGAAGAAGTTTTTTTCGCAGGGGTAAAAACATCCGACAACAAAAATTACAATTCCAGCCGTTATTTTAAAATTACTAACAATACCAATAAGATTCTTTTTGCGGACCAATTAATCATCGGACAGTCTGAATTTTTGACAACAGATGACAAAAACCCAACTCCTTACAACAAAAATTTATCTTTTCCCGTAAAAGGAGTAATGGTATTGCCTGGAAGCGGAAACCAATATCCAGTACAGCCGGGAGATTTTATTGTGATTGCAGACAATGCGATTAATCACAAACAGAATACAAGTACAGCCTACGATTTGCACAACGCAGATTTTGAATTTCCATCAACAAAAAACACATCTTTGGGACAGGTAGATAACCCAAGTGTACCAAATGCAGATATCATTTTTACAAAAATGGGTTTTGACGATATGTTTTACCTTCACAACAGAGGTTTTGAAAGTTATGTAATTGCAAGATTCCCAGTTGGAGAAAATAAAGACAGCTTCCTTAGCAAATACAAATACGATTATACTTATGTGAATAGTGCTGGTGCTGTAAAGCCTGAAAGTACTTATGCCATCCCTAATTCATGGATCATTGATGCTGAAAACAATTCTGTGCCGACAAAATTCATTCATACATTAACTGCTCCAGGTATTGACTCAGGGTGGACTTCTGTTGGAGCCACCGATAGCGATGCCAATCGTTTTGGAAAATCAGTAAGGCGTAAAACTGCAGGAACCATGACCAACGGTAAAAATCTCTACATGGATACCAACAATTCTACCAACGATTTTACCAAAGATGCAGTACCAAGTTTAAAAGACGGTATTCAACATTAA
- a CDS encoding TonB-dependent receptor produces the protein MTIRLLTFILLFFSGSQLLLAQNEKLQLNISISGENQQKLKGVSIKSSQTSATTDENGHATLVLSEGKHHIKIIHTNYQEKEFDVTLNNSKTLNFQLQPVDKLEEIVIFSKEGKGLVTKTIIDRKAMEHLQPSSFTDLMELLPGGLAKTPNLSVNNRPALRENRGNLSYRTTEYNTSALGTQFMIDGNVINSNADMQVSLDKSQFGYSPEARETATTGVDMRTISTNDIEKVEIIRGIPSASYGDLTSGVIKIERKIGESPLQARFKADGFSKQYYVGKGFKINENWQISAGADFLDSKADPTDNFENYQRMTASIRSKKKSTLWSNPLEWRSNIDFSSNIDSKKNDPDNGVPDIDRYKQTRTRISFTNNFIYNLNKASFFDKIIFNTAIRQGFERIDQTKLVQLSGPRSFSLATEQGENVGVFPVLRYISEYSTEGKPLDITALLQTTGTRNTFGINHQYEAGLDWRFSKNNGRGLIYDMNSPYTADLSNSRPRPFNDIPASNLMAAFLGDQMSYAIDQHKFTLYTGFRFSKQMGIDNSYAISKKVFVEPRLNLQYNLPHVMIDNAPLKTDVTIGYGQFYKQPTLLMLYPNRKYWDYTQLNYYHNDAQYRYVNFMTYVQNLENKNLEAAKSIKKEIRLDLSYKNHNFFFTYFKENMANGFRPMKQTVLHTYKQYDASQVDLSQWNNGPNLADTPYTDRKTNAEYTVTENGSETIKNGIEFGYTSPRFKAINTRFTLSGAYFKTQLRNSVPIVFRPNASIGSDGFPYYGIYQNDDGYVNSNMNYNLFIDTYLPSLDLTISASFQGSIFDHQRKDQRIAEPISYYGIDGIIHPFTEADKTDTYKQWLVRNVSVTDNMPTDYTFTIIGNLKITKSIYKALRTSMFVTRIFNYSAPYTFNNVTVYRKGANTPYFGMELNYNF, from the coding sequence ATGACGATCAGGCTTTTAACATTTATACTACTTTTTTTCTCGGGCTCTCAACTTTTATTAGCTCAAAACGAGAAATTACAATTAAACATTAGTATTTCGGGTGAAAACCAACAAAAACTAAAAGGTGTTTCTATAAAAAGTTCTCAAACCTCAGCGACTACCGATGAAAATGGTCATGCGACACTAGTTTTAAGCGAAGGGAAGCATCACATAAAAATCATTCACACCAATTATCAGGAAAAAGAGTTTGATGTTACTTTAAACAATTCAAAAACACTTAATTTTCAGCTTCAGCCTGTAGATAAACTTGAAGAAATCGTTATTTTTTCTAAAGAAGGTAAGGGCTTAGTAACAAAAACCATCATCGACCGAAAAGCGATGGAACATTTGCAACCCTCAAGCTTTACAGATTTGATGGAGCTTTTACCGGGTGGATTGGCAAAAACCCCGAATTTAAGCGTTAACAACAGACCTGCCCTTCGTGAAAACAGAGGCAATCTTTCATACAGAACCACAGAATACAACACGAGTGCTCTGGGAACTCAATTCATGATTGACGGAAATGTAATCAACTCTAATGCAGATATGCAGGTTTCTTTGGATAAATCACAATTTGGTTATTCACCTGAAGCAAGAGAAACTGCAACCACCGGAGTTGATATGAGAACCATCTCAACCAATGATATCGAAAAAGTAGAAATCATCCGAGGAATTCCTTCTGCATCATATGGAGATTTAACTTCCGGAGTGATAAAAATTGAAAGAAAAATTGGAGAATCTCCTTTGCAGGCAAGATTTAAAGCAGACGGTTTCAGCAAGCAATATTACGTAGGGAAAGGATTTAAAATCAATGAAAACTGGCAAATAAGTGCAGGAGCAGATTTTTTAGACTCTAAAGCCGACCCTACCGATAATTTTGAAAACTACCAAAGAATGACCGCTTCTATTCGGTCGAAAAAGAAAAGCACGCTTTGGTCTAATCCTCTAGAATGGCGCTCAAACATCGATTTTTCATCCAATATCGATTCTAAAAAAAATGACCCTGATAATGGTGTTCCAGACATTGACCGATACAAACAAACCAGAACGAGAATAAGCTTTACCAATAATTTTATTTATAATTTAAATAAGGCCTCATTTTTTGATAAAATTATTTTTAATACCGCCATCAGACAAGGATTTGAAAGAATAGATCAGACCAAACTGGTGCAATTATCTGGGCCTAGGTCTTTTTCTTTGGCAACTGAGCAAGGAGAAAACGTGGGTGTTTTTCCGGTGCTGCGATACATCAGTGAATACAGCACAGAAGGTAAACCACTTGACATTACAGCCTTACTTCAAACTACAGGAACAAGAAATACTTTTGGAATCAACCATCAATATGAAGCCGGTTTAGACTGGAGGTTTTCTAAAAACAACGGAAGAGGTTTGATTTACGATATGAACTCACCTTATACCGCTGACTTAAGTAATTCTAGACCAAGACCGTTTAATGATATTCCTGCCTCAAATTTAATGGCTGCATTTTTAGGAGATCAGATGAGCTATGCGATCGATCAGCATAAATTTACTTTATACACCGGATTCCGATTTTCAAAACAAATGGGAATAGACAATTCTTACGCCATCAGCAAAAAAGTTTTTGTAGAACCTAGACTAAATCTTCAGTACAATCTTCCCCATGTAATGATTGATAACGCTCCTTTAAAAACGGATGTTACTATTGGATACGGACAATTTTACAAGCAACCTACTCTTTTGATGCTATACCCCAACAGAAAATACTGGGATTATACTCAATTGAATTATTATCACAATGATGCTCAATATCGTTACGTCAATTTTATGACGTATGTACAAAATCTTGAAAACAAAAATCTTGAAGCCGCTAAAAGCATCAAAAAAGAAATAAGACTTGATCTTTCTTATAAAAATCACAATTTTTTCTTCACCTATTTCAAAGAAAATATGGCGAATGGTTTCCGCCCGATGAAACAGACTGTTCTTCACACCTACAAACAATATGATGCATCACAAGTAGATCTTTCACAATGGAATAACGGGCCTAATTTGGCCGACACTCCTTACACTGACCGAAAAACTAATGCCGAATATACAGTCACAGAAAATGGAAGTGAAACCATTAAAAACGGTATTGAATTCGGATATACATCACCACGTTTTAAAGCGATTAACACAAGATTTACTTTAAGTGGAGCCTATTTTAAAACACAATTAAGAAACTCAGTTCCTATTGTATTCAGACCAAATGCATCTATTGGTTCAGACGGATTTCCTTACTATGGAATTTACCAGAATGATGACGGTTATGTGAATTCTAATATGAATTACAATCTTTTTATCGACACTTATCTTCCTAGTTTAGATTTAACAATCTCTGCATCATTCCAAGGAAGTATATTTGATCATCAAAGGAAAGACCAGCGTATTGCAGAACCTATCTCTTATTACGGAATCGACGGTATTATTCACCCTTTTACCGAAGCAGACAAAACAGATACGTACAAACAATGGCTGGTAAGAAACGTTTCTGTAACCGATAATATGCCGACAGATTACACCTTTACGATTATAGGAAACTTGAAAATCACTAAAAGTATTTACAAAGCTCTTCGTACATCAATGTTTGTGACGCGAATTTTCAACTATAGCGCACCTTATACTTTCAACAATGTTACGGTATACCGAAAAGGTGCTAATACTCCTTATTTCGGAATGGAGCTGAATTATAATTTTTAA
- the murB gene encoding UDP-N-acetylmuramate dehydrogenase produces MLENFSLKPFNTFGVEANAKYFVEVNSVEELIETLKPSNSQALPLLFLGGGSNILFTKDFEGLAIKLNLKGISEEFLNDNEVLVTSKAGENWHEFVMYCLSKNYGGLENLSLIPGNVGTSPMQNIGAYGTEIKDHFVSCKVLNLQTLEVETFDLEKCRFGYRDSIFKQEGKNQYVILEVSFTLTTQNHTIKTEYGAIQSELENLNITNPTIQDVSKAVINIRQSKLPDPKKIGNAGSFFKNPTIPLAQFEDLKLKFENIQGYPNGNFVKVPAGWLIEQCGWKGKQIENVASHQLQSLVIINATGNATGKEIFDFSTLIIDSVKEKFGIELEREVNIL; encoded by the coding sequence ATGCTGGAAAATTTTTCATTAAAACCTTTTAATACTTTTGGTGTAGAAGCCAACGCAAAATATTTCGTTGAGGTAAATTCTGTAGAAGAATTAATAGAAACCCTCAAACCCTCAAACTCTCAAGCTCTCCCACTTCTATTCTTAGGTGGCGGCAGCAATATTTTGTTTACTAAAGATTTTGAAGGCCTAGCGATAAAATTAAACTTAAAAGGAATTTCTGAAGAATTTTTAAATGATAACGAAGTTTTAGTAACCTCAAAAGCAGGAGAAAACTGGCACGAATTTGTGATGTATTGCCTGAGCAAAAATTATGGCGGACTTGAAAATCTTTCTTTAATTCCCGGAAATGTAGGAACTTCACCGATGCAGAATATCGGAGCTTACGGAACGGAAATAAAAGACCATTTTGTAAGTTGTAAAGTTTTAAACCTACAAACATTGGAAGTAGAAACTTTTGATTTAGAAAAATGCAGATTCGGGTACAGAGATTCTATTTTTAAGCAGGAAGGAAAAAACCAATATGTGATTTTGGAAGTAAGTTTTACATTAACCACTCAAAACCATACCATCAAAACCGAATACGGTGCTATACAATCTGAATTGGAAAATTTAAATATTACCAACCCAACAATTCAGGATGTTTCAAAAGCAGTAATTAACATCAGACAAAGCAAACTTCCAGACCCTAAAAAGATTGGTAATGCAGGAAGTTTTTTTAAAAACCCTACCATTCCTTTAGCACAGTTTGAAGATTTAAAATTAAAATTTGAAAACATTCAAGGATATCCGAACGGAAATTTTGTAAAAGTTCCTGCTGGCTGGCTCATCGAACAATGTGGCTGGAAAGGAAAACAAATCGAAAATGTAGCGTCTCATCAATTACAGTCTTTAGTAATTATTAATGCCACAGGAAATGCGACTGGAAAAGAAATTTTTGATTTTTCAACCCTAATTATTGATTCCGTAAAAGAAAAATTCGGGATTGAACTAGAGCGAGAAGTCAATATTCTTTAA
- a CDS encoding pyridoxal phosphate-dependent aminotransferase — translation MPNISNRAQQMPPSPVRKLVPFALQAKQRGTKVYHLNIGQPDIETPETALNALKNIDLKVLEYALSEGNIEYRKALTEYYHSLDFTDLTPDNFIVTNGGSEALNFAISTLCDDGDEVIIPEPYYANYNGFTSTFNVNVVPVTSSIDTGFALPPIEEFEKKITAKTRAIVICNPGNPTGYLYTREELQKLAEIALKYDIVIISDEVYREYVYDGKQQVSMFAFPELAENCIIIDSESKRYSMCGVRIGCLITRSKKIHDAAMLFAQARLSPVLLGQIAATAAHQNDGAYIRAVREEYTHRRNVLVDLLNAIPGVICPKPKGAFYCVAELPVDDTEKFAQWLLEKYTLNNETIMVAPAGGFYSNPELGKKQVRIAYVLKEEDLRKSAEILKHALVKYKLEFNL, via the coding sequence ATGCCAAACATTTCAAACAGAGCACAACAGATGCCGCCTTCGCCAGTAAGAAAACTGGTTCCTTTTGCTTTACAAGCTAAACAAAGAGGTACAAAAGTATATCACCTTAATATCGGACAACCTGATATTGAAACTCCAGAAACAGCTCTGAATGCTTTAAAAAACATTGATTTAAAAGTATTAGAATATGCCCTTTCAGAAGGAAATATTGAATACAGAAAAGCATTGACAGAATATTATCATTCTTTAGATTTTACAGACCTTACTCCAGATAATTTCATTGTGACTAATGGTGGCTCTGAAGCTTTAAATTTTGCCATTTCTACGCTTTGTGATGATGGTGATGAGGTAATTATCCCAGAACCTTACTATGCAAATTATAACGGATTTACAAGTACATTCAATGTAAACGTAGTTCCTGTTACATCTTCTATTGACACTGGTTTTGCCCTTCCTCCGATTGAAGAATTTGAGAAAAAAATTACTGCAAAAACAAGAGCGATTGTTATCTGCAACCCTGGAAATCCTACAGGATATCTTTACACTCGTGAAGAACTTCAGAAATTAGCCGAAATTGCTTTAAAATATGATATTGTTATCATTTCTGATGAGGTTTACAGAGAATATGTGTATGATGGGAAACAACAGGTTTCAATGTTTGCTTTTCCTGAATTGGCAGAAAACTGTATCATTATCGATTCTGAATCTAAGCGTTATTCGATGTGTGGTGTAAGAATCGGATGTCTAATTACCCGTTCAAAAAAAATACACGATGCTGCAATGCTTTTTGCACAGGCAAGACTGAGCCCGGTACTTTTGGGACAGATTGCTGCAACTGCTGCTCACCAAAATGACGGAGCCTACATCAGAGCGGTAAGAGAAGAATATACTCACAGAAGAAATGTTTTGGTTGATTTACTGAATGCAATTCCGGGAGTTATTTGCCCTAAACCAAAAGGAGCTTTTTACTGTGTTGCAGAACTTCCGGTAGACGATACTGAAAAATTCGCTCAATGGCTTCTTGAAAAATACACCCTGAATAACGAAACCATTATGGTTGCGCCAGCAGGAGGTTTTTACAGCAATCCTGAGCTAGGAAAAAAGCAAGTTAGAATTGCTTACGTTTTGAAAGAAGAAGATTTAAGAAAAAGTGCAGAGATTTTAAAACATGCACTTGTAAAATACAAATTAGAGTTTAATCTTTAA
- a CDS encoding fibronectin type III domain-containing protein → MKRKKLFGFVNLCALFYAPMVFSQYYHPVTVSGFTHDVIANGIGNATASTTAPVDAVDYAYLAKDFQATATSPLLTYGLPASGQFMGVVGTTPGLTYQLASYSGNNALKLNAVSDAGTLTFSTPTAAFNLYILATGGSGSGVVTAVVNFTDSTSQTFTGLSIGDWYDQSNFAIQGIGRVKITSNALEDGGGTNPRIYQVPLAISAANQSKTVQSISFTKNSGGGFVNIFGVSANRYTTCLAPTAMTASAVAVSSVTLGWTAPATVPTSYDIYYTSSTVAPNSSTTPTVSAVTGIAANITTGINPMTKYHVWIRSNCGGSLGEWAYGTTFTTPCSTFTVPYSENFDTTAAGSSSNTNAPMCWSYLENSGFTGSGYVNNNNSNSPANSYYLTNGSASTGNQMLVSPQTVALSDGTKRVRFFAKGSTNYTLQVGTLTNPSDPSTFVSFNTTIITSNYAQYTVNIPSGGGSYLAFRHNLGGTYRSIYLDDITVESMPTCLEPTALATSAVTANSATLSWTAPTNAPANGYEYAYTTANTAPTGAGTSNAGTSVTVSLPSGSTTYYLWVRSKCTTTDLSAWVSVAVSTKAINDECSTPIILTAGGTFATNPVIASTVGASTTTDTTATHTCQTTGYNDTWYSVVVPASGNIKIETQSVTDSSVSDTVLGVYSGACGSLTQIGCDDDASSDGNFSLVTLTGQTPGATLLIGVWNYSSSSNGQFKVSAYDASLLSTSEVGAKAKEISIYPNPFNDVVHLSETKDLKTVKVFDLAGRAVKVIENPTKEINLGSLKSGLYLITTYFKDGSQATVKAIKK, encoded by the coding sequence ATGAAAAGAAAAAAACTCTTTGGGTTTGTCAATCTCTGTGCGCTTTTCTATGCGCCTATGGTATTCAGCCAATATTATCACCCAGTTACTGTAAGTGGATTCACACATGACGTTATTGCTAATGGAATAGGAAATGCAACAGCAAGCACAACTGCTCCTGTAGATGCCGTGGACTATGCTTATTTAGCGAAAGATTTTCAAGCTACAGCAACAAGTCCTTTACTTACTTATGGTCTTCCTGCGTCGGGGCAATTTATGGGTGTTGTAGGGACAACTCCTGGATTGACTTATCAATTGGCATCATACAGTGGCAATAATGCTTTAAAACTGAATGCAGTATCTGATGCGGGAACATTAACTTTTAGTACTCCTACTGCAGCATTTAATTTATATATTTTAGCAACTGGCGGTTCCGGATCTGGAGTTGTAACAGCTGTTGTAAACTTTACAGATAGCACAAGCCAAACGTTTACAGGTTTATCAATTGGTGACTGGTATGATCAGTCAAATTTTGCCATACAAGGTATAGGAAGAGTAAAAATTACGTCCAACGCCTTGGAAGACGGAGGAGGTACAAACCCAAGAATTTATCAAGTTCCATTAGCGATATCAGCTGCGAATCAGTCTAAAACGGTACAAAGTATCAGTTTTACTAAAAATTCGGGTGGCGGTTTTGTAAATATTTTTGGTGTTTCAGCAAATAGATATACCACTTGTTTGGCACCAACAGCGATGACAGCTTCCGCAGTTGCTGTGAGCTCTGTTACTCTTGGTTGGACGGCTCCTGCTACAGTTCCTACAAGTTATGATATTTATTATACTTCGTCTACAGTTGCTCCTAATAGCAGTACGACACCTACGGTTTCTGCTGTTACTGGTATTGCTGCAAACATTACAACGGGAATCAATCCGATGACTAAATATCATGTTTGGATAAGATCAAACTGTGGCGGATCTTTGGGAGAATGGGCTTATGGTACAACATTTACAACGCCTTGTTCTACGTTTACCGTTCCTTATTCAGAGAATTTTGATACTACAGCTGCTGGCTCTAGTTCAAATACCAATGCACCAATGTGTTGGTCGTATTTAGAGAACAGTGGGTTTACGGGATCAGGTTATGTAAACAATAATAATTCAAATTCTCCTGCGAATAGCTATTATTTAACTAATGGTTCGGCAAGTACAGGAAATCAAATGTTGGTGTCTCCTCAAACTGTAGCATTGTCTGATGGTACAAAAAGAGTGAGATTTTTTGCAAAAGGTAGCACAAACTATACTTTGCAAGTTGGAACTTTAACTAATCCTTCAGATCCTTCTACATTTGTTTCATTCAATACAACAATTATAACATCAAATTACGCTCAATATACAGTTAATATTCCATCTGGTGGAGGTTCTTATTTAGCCTTCAGACATAATTTAGGTGGAACCTATAGATCAATTTATCTTGATGATATCACTGTGGAAAGCATGCCAACTTGTTTGGAGCCAACTGCACTTGCTACATCAGCTGTTACTGCTAATTCTGCAACATTAAGCTGGACCGCACCTACAAACGCACCAGCAAATGGTTATGAATATGCGTATACAACAGCGAATACTGCTCCTACTGGAGCTGGAACATCTAATGCTGGAACATCGGTTACAGTATCTCTGCCGTCTGGAAGTACAACGTATTATTTATGGGTAAGATCAAAATGTACGACCACTGATTTAAGTGCTTGGGTAAGTGTTGCTGTAAGTACTAAAGCGATTAATGATGAATGTTCTACTCCGATTATTCTTACTGCTGGAGGAACTTTCGCAACAAATCCTGTTATTGCTTCAACAGTAGGAGCGTCTACAACGACTGATACTACCGCTACTCATACATGTCAAACTACAGGTTATAACGATACTTGGTATTCTGTCGTAGTTCCTGCAAGTGGAAATATTAAAATAGAGACACAATCTGTTACTGATTCTTCTGTTTCAGATACTGTTTTAGGAGTTTATTCAGGGGCTTGTGGTAGCTTAACGCAGATTGGTTGTGATGATGACGCCTCAAGTGACGGAAATTTTTCTCTTGTTACTTTAACTGGTCAAACTCCGGGAGCTACTTTGTTGATTGGTGTATGGAACTATTCATCTTCTTCAAACGGACAGTTTAAGGTTTCTGCTTATGATGCCTCATTATTGTCAACTTCAGAAGTTGGGGCGAAAGCTAAGGAAATTTCTATTTATCCAAATCCTTTCAATGATGTAGTACATCTTTCTGAAACTAAAGATTTGAAAACAGTAAAAGTATTCGACTTAGCAGGAAGAGCAGTAAAAGTTATTGAAAATCCTACTAAAGAAATCAATTTAGGCTCACTAAAATCAGGGCTGTATTTGATTACGACTTATTTCAAAGATGGTTCTCAAGCTACAGTGAAAGCCATCAAAAAGTAA
- a CDS encoding DUF1801 domain-containing protein produces the protein MQIPAISVEDYISKIPEERQEVFKKMFDTVTDNLPQGFKTGVSYGMVGWDVPLETYPSGYHCTPGSALPFMGMASQKNFIALYHMGMYAKPELLDLFVAEFPKHSKRKLDMGKSCIRFKKMDDIPFELIAELSKKMTVDEWINIYENNLKK, from the coding sequence ATGCAAATTCCCGCAATATCGGTAGAAGATTATATCTCAAAAATTCCGGAAGAAAGACAAGAGGTTTTCAAGAAAATGTTTGATACGGTTACAGACAATTTACCTCAAGGTTTTAAAACTGGGGTCAGTTACGGAATGGTCGGTTGGGATGTTCCTTTAGAAACTTATCCTTCGGGTTATCATTGTACACCGGGATCGGCGCTTCCTTTTATGGGAATGGCTTCTCAGAAAAATTTTATCGCCTTGTATCACATGGGAATGTATGCAAAACCTGAACTTTTAGACTTGTTTGTAGCAGAATTTCCTAAACATTCAAAAAGAAAATTAGATATGGGGAAATCTTGCATCCGTTTCAAAAAAATGGATGACATTCCTTTTGAATTAATTGCCGAACTGAGTAAAAAAATGACTGTAGATGAATGGATCAATATTTATGAAAACAATCTTAAAAAATAG